Below is a genomic region from Lepidochelys kempii isolate rLepKem1 chromosome 5, rLepKem1.hap2, whole genome shotgun sequence.
GATCAAATTCAGTATTGCTGTTGTTATTACCATCCCAAGCTGGGACTTGGGGAGTTACCGTTGGGCTTTCTTTCTCTAGATGTTGAGTAACATTCTGACCAGATAACTGGCAAAAAGGAAAAACTTGCTGAAGTTATCTCAGTGCCATTCTGTACTGTCCACAAATAGCATTTTAAGTGGACCACTTAAATTTATCTCTAATTTGATAGAATTATCTACATGTTCAACATCCCATGAATCTCTGGTTTTGGGGACCTGGTGTGTGTTTTTTGCAGTAGTCCTCACCTTTCTTGGATCTGATCAAACTTTGTCACTCCATGTACGTCCTGCACAATTAAACTAATTCAACCCAAACTGGCATTTGTTCTTGTTAAATCCAAAATTCTGGTTTTTGGCATGTTGCAGATTATTCACCTCTTCTTCATCCTAAATCAGCAGCAATTATTTCCACCACATCCAGATTCTCAAAAGATCAGTAATGTGATGCTTTGGTACACCTTCGATGCTTAGTCAGTTTTAAAATGGGAGTTACTTAAACATATTTATCAAGGGGAGCAGAAATTGTGGTTCTGAACTTGATATCGAAAATTGAACTGCCTAAACTTCTCTGCTTAAATCTAAAATACTTTTATGTTTCTGATGGACTAGCACTTGTGTTTGGCTCTGTTCAGTTATTTTGGATctgtacaaatatttatttatttttactttcagtTAACGGAGGCAGCTGATGTTTGGATTAGTTTTAATAATATCTAACTTTTACAGTCCAAACAAGTTGTGCGTGTAGGTGGTGCATACTGGAGTCTGTATCGGTGTGTGATGTTTTTATACACTTAATGCTTTCCAGTTCACTAAATATCTCATCTGATTACTTAAGAAAATCTTCTGTGTCTTGTTCAGTAGACAAGTTACACACCTGTTTGACCATCTGCAATAGCAGACTGCTCTTCAGTGCATGAAGACTTGGAACTTCCTGTTGCACTGTTTAAAACTCTACAGTCTGGTATCTGTCCTTGTACAGAAGTGCTAGTGTAGTTTTGCCTTCTGCTTGAAACAAGCTTAGTTTTCTATTTTAACATCAGGCAGTGTCTAATCATattgttagggccctaccaaattcacggccgtgaaaaatgcctgaaatctggtcttcttTTACtttatactgtacagatttcccAGGGAGAcaagtgtttctcaaactgggggtcctgacccaaaagggggttatGGGAGGGTTGCAatgttattttaggggggtcatggtattgccacccttatttctgcactgccttcagaccttggtggccagagagcagtggctgctggtgaggtgcccagctctgaaggcagcgccccaccagcagcagcacaggagtaaGAGTGACAACACCACAACCTCCCTACAATAATCTTGCAACCTCCCCACAGCccacttttgggtcaggacccctacagttacagcactatgaaatttcagatttaaatatctgaaatcatgaaatttattattttaaaaattctaggaCTCTGAAATTGACTAgaatggacagtgaatttggtagggccctacatattgTGTATGCTTACTCTGACCACATTGTGCTCATTTCCAATATCTGtttctgaaatgctttgtttcCCATTTCATAACCCAATCTATTGTATAACCTTGCTTTGTAAACTTGAGATCCCGTAAAGATGTTTTTTTCATCATCAAAGCTTTGTCCATAACAATTTTTTCTTTTGACATCTTTGCATTTTGCACTAAGAGcactaatcttaaaaaaaaaaaaaaaaaaaaaaaaaaaaaaaaagttgcttcTGTTATGTACATAACCACCTTCTGTGCTGGATCCCTTTTTAATGTTTGCCTGTACACTTATAAACAAATCTGGTTTGTTTACCCAAGTACTCTGTCATTGTGCCTCAACAAGCATTTTTAATCAGATACACTTTAGTTCTTTCCATGCTTAATACTTTCGGGCATCACATTTCTCAATAACCCCCAAATATTCATTGATCTTTGCAAAGTCAGGTTAGTTTCTCATgatggtacagagaagggctactaagatgatcagaagaatggaaaacctaccttataagACAAGAGTCtcaagagcttggcttgtttagcctaaccagaaaaggttgaggggagatatgattgctttttataaatacattagaggaataaataccagggagggagaggagttatttaattTAAGGGCCAATGCTGGCacgagaacaaatggatataaattggccttcaacaagTTCAGGCTTGAAAATAGACAGACTTCTAGCCATCAgatgagtgaagttctggaacaaacTTCCacggggagcagtggggacaaaaaacctaactggcttcaagactgagcttgataagtttatggaggagatggtctgGTGAAACTGAAACTGCCTATAATGGCATCTGgttgatctgtgactgctagcagcaaatatttccagtggctggtgatgggatACTAGATGGAGAGGACTATGAATTACTATGGAGAGTTCattcccaggtatctggctggtgggtcttgcccccATGCTCGAAGattaactgatcaccatatttgctGTCGGGAGGTAATTTTCCCACGGATCAAATTGTCAGAGACAactgggggtggttttattttgctgtcCTTTGCATGGggcacttgcagatttaaactcgtgtaaatggcagattctctgtacttgaagtctttaaatcatgatttgaggacttcagtagctcagccagaagttgaggcaggagtgggtggatgaggttctgtggcctgcaatgtgcagaacatcagactagatgatcatggtggtcccttctgaccttaaagtctataataACCTTCCTTTGACCTGCCTGTTAGTTCTAGCACAAATAATTCagcctgggattttcagaggtgtgTATTGGAATTGGGTACCCTTTGACTTTCAGATTTCAATGAGGTTTGGACATCCAAGCATTTAGGTTCCTTGAAAATCCCATCTTTAGTTACTACATTAATCTAACTGTTCAGACTTACACACTTAAGCTTTATTTTGAAGGTTTGTGATCAGTGTTCTCACTGTGCAACTgttgtaaagaaaatgttagttTTTCCAAGTAACATTCTTGTATGAATCAAAGTGTTCCCAGAATTTCTGAATGACTGTCTAATAGTTCGCAGTTGTCTTCAGGCTTCCTTTGTCACTGGGCCTGCTAAATGTAACTGTAGAATTTCACCCCCTTTCATTTTCTATTTAGTATCACTTCTTCCCAAGAAATTTTGGAACAGACTGgattaaaaaatctgattttatttaaattggatttttgatttaaatactttttttaaaaataaaaatgtgcaatttaatttgaaattgacaacctgTGTTAAGTCTAAACTTTATTAATTTAACAAAACAGTAAGCAATAGAAgtttgctgccaaagttttaaagaaagttaaaccactgaactggtggaagtgaCTGATTAAGCTGTTGAAACTAGTGTTTGCTGAAATGCTAACACGGTTTTCAACTGCCATTTGCAGGTAGGGAgagaatgttttcttcatttcagtttattcaattaattcatttaaatgacTATAGtttattcaaagttaagaaaccaattaggaattgaaaaagcaggaaaaatcTTCTTTGTTCTTCCAATCTGCTAATAAAACAAAGTATGAGGATGAGATCTATAATTCTAAAGTCTTGAAGGATTTGATGACCAGAAACCATCAGTTGATTAACTAAATGtcacttgtttttaaatgcaaatcaTGCTTTGATAAACTTACATAAGAAAAAACaatatccagcacatttaaggtagtttcatttaactaataaaaaataattgtttacaTTTAATTGCATACCCATTTTCATCCAAATAAAGCTTGACAGAGTAAAATAATTATCATTTAGTAAATAGAAAATGGTGCATGATGCATTTgctaatataataaaaatgtaagaatCTGAATGTATGTTAAGCtatgtaattgcttaaataaatttgtataaatataatatatcctcctggttagcaaaaagaagtaccAAATTTACTGCAATGGCTATATTTAATTATAAAtcaatgttttaatggttaccaaccagcGAGAATCAACCTTTccttaggaaaataactaaaaagtataCTGCAAAGCATAAGTAAACtctgatttaaatcaagattttctgTTTGCTGATTTAAATTGGTGATTTAATCACcaatcactttgatttaaatcaatccacaaTGATTTGGAAGCACTGCAACCACCTCTACAATTCTCAGCCAGTTTTCCTCCCATACTGAAGGACTCATGTGGCTTCCTCTGCCCCTTTGATGAAGGCCTCAGAAGAAGCCAGGATTAGTGCTGTAGAGTTTCTAGATTCTAAGTCAGTGcttaaatctttttttctctgatagctgttcagtggcctatgtAAAATGAATTGGTCTCTTCTCCACGTCATCTACCAGCATGATAGTGTACAACTTGTTAATAGTACCAACAGAGGTCAGTGATTGACTGACTGGGCCTGATGATCAGACTATTCTTGCTTCTGTAGGTGTTCTTTCCAGAATAGAGGTAAGCATATAAATGTGGTGGATTATCATGCATTTCTACTACATATGCTGTACCTGGTCTGTGAATAAATTTAGATTTGAATATTGTCAATTTAGGGTCTTTTAATGGATAGTAAATTCatcttaactttttaaaaattccagtacCTCTTCTACTTAAACCTAAATGTTGAATTTTTCTGTAGAACCATTAAAATAATTATGCAATCTTTTTAGGgccattttttcttttataaaagtgATGATCTTGCTAttgagaatctcaactttttaGTTTCTTGCCATTGTATTTTAAATGTGTCACCTTTTAATGTTTCATTAAAGTAGAAAGGTTGTCTCTTAATTTCTCATATGGGAAGGTAAAGACTGAATTGgaaacttttttcccctccatgaGGCCCATTTTTATCTAAAATGGTTATATAGGCTCCAgactagcaaagcacttaagcacacatgtaactttaagaaaaaaagcagtcccattgaattctATGGGACCATCATTTGTGTGCTTAAAGATATTAATTTACTCAAGTGCTTTGCGGCCTGGGGCCTTAATGCATCTGAACTCTCACACGCGTGcgctctcttccccccccccccttttgaaTATATAATTCCCATTAATACTAGTCTGTGCAGTGACATTGAAGGGAGAAAATATCCTTTTGAGTGAAAGAATGTTGTGCGCCATTAAAAGTAAAAGCTTTACACTACAGGTTAGccagtgtgacagggttgggccagatggctacaggagagtaatagaaggcagatatattagccccaagcTAAGTagctcccttttccctgggtaaggtaacagggaaggttccagaacaagaaggaaccttctggagacaaattatgacaggctgattagaacacctgcagccagtcatgaaactgctagaatcaattaaggcaggctaatcggggcacctgggtttaaaaaggagctcacttcagtttgtggtgcacttgtaaggagctgggagcaagaggtgctaggagctgagagagagaacgCGGACTGTTCGAGGATTGAGGAGTACaggcattatcagacaccaggaggaaggtcctatggtgaggataaaggtgttgggaggaggccatggggaagtagcccagggaggagTTGCTGTTGCACAGCTCTTgcaggaggcactctaaacagctgcattccacagggccctgggctggaacccagagtagagggcgggcctgggttccccccaaacctcccaactcctggtcagacacaggaggagttgacctggactgtgggttcacgaaaacggccaaactgagggctgctgtgaagctctaaggcgagcaaatccaccaataagcgcaagacccaccaaggtagaggaggaactttgtcacaccaggtTTCACACTTTGATTTGCTAATGGATTTTCATTTCTAAATAGATTTGATACATTGAAGAACAACGCTGCACACACCCCTTTTTCAGTGTATAGATTTCAGGTCCACAAATACTCCATGAAATATAAGTGGGTTTTCTGTATAATTCTGAAGTTTGTTTTCTCTAGGTGTAGGCAAGATGTTCAGATTCAGTGGGGTGCCAGTTTGGTAATTTTGCTCAAAGTGCATGGTGAGAATAATCTTTCTCCTAAAATGAAGCAGAAGGATAAGTAATAACTTTTTATGCATGATAAGCATCAAAAATATGAGCCTGCTGGTCTatgcttttcatttttctttgcctttgtctttcaGTCAGAACCTCCTGCAGTGTGCACACGATGTAATCAATAACTCAATAACTTTTTTCATGCAGTAATTATCTCTATGTGGTATTAGCTGAACACTGTTTTTCTTTATTACCTAAAAGATGCAGGAGATAGTTATATAACCAGCTGATCCCATTTTGGATGAAGCTAGTTCATGACAGTATggaaaatagtttattttaaatagtctttttaaacaaatattgtaTATGGAAAGCTTTTACTAGCTAATTCTTGCTTCCGTCGGGAAAAAAATTATTCTAAAGGACTTCATTAATTACACTTAGTTTGTCATGTTTAATTATACTATATGTATAATATGTAGGACATGGAAATGCCATATAAAAATCATTTTCTTATATATGCTTTAATTTACTCACTACAAATGTTAAGCAATTATATCTCTTAAATAAGATGTAAGGTAGTGTCATTAATGTGAAATTATCTGTATTTTCTGTGAGGTAGCTGTTTTAAACATCTTTGAAAGTCGTTTTGACAACTATTTTAGAAAAGAATGAGCTTTGTGTGAGCTCTAAAATCGGTTTATTCAATACTGAAATGCTCTTCATTTGTTTCACGGGCTTCTCTTTCACAGATTGAGATCTTGCAAGAATCTCGAATGATGATTCCAGATTGCCAACGCAGATTAGAAGCTGCGCATGCAGATCTTAGTCAACTATTAGTAAGTATAGCGCAAAATAACTCTTACCTTGAGCATTTCATGTCTCCTGGCCACAAAGACTTAAAAAGCCAGATTCTTTCATTGATAGTGTTGTATTAGCAAATTATTTAGCTCACAGTGTAACAGTATAATGAAACCAACTAAGATTGGACACTTTCTACTTTGTATATGGTATTTTGTATAGTATTTTGTGTATATTTCCACGACTAGTATTATGTAGCAGAATAGTTGATTTCAGAATGTGTATCTGTAAGTGAATACAAAGTTTAGTGTAGATATAGCGAAACAATACAATCAGTAGTATGCTTTAATAAAAGGAAGTTAAGAAACACGAAATGGGACATGTACCCAGTAGACACTTAAATATTGAGACATTAAAGTGGAGTCCCTTGCTTTGCAAGTTATATTGCCATACCTCTTGATCTCTTTAGGTGAATTCAGGTTTACAGATGGAACATTCTGCTTGCTTTGATTATTTCATCATTAAAAATAATCACAGTATCTTAAGATAAGTAGTTagcttgatttcagtggaactatttgCATATGAATAGGGGTGATATAGGAAATTTAAGGCCCAAACCTGCTTTACCTAGCTTTAAGGTCACAGGATTACATTAAAAAGCTGACAGTTTCTTTACCAGCAGTCTAGTTACCCATGTAGATTTAAACATTACTGTGAAGTGTAACTATACAAAGGAATCTTACCCACATGTGGTGCGTGAAGGAGAGATGACTTGGTAGAATTCCCCTCTGCTGATCTCCGTTAAGCTGCCAGCATTAGAGCCTGAATCTACAAGATGCTGAATGACCTCAACTCCTGTTAACTTCAAGGGGAGTTGAAAGGCTTGTCAGATTTTCCATGAAGCGCTCTGCGCTTTGCGGGATCAAGCTGTTAGACTTCATCTTTTTGCAGGTGCATAGTAGTCTTCAGATTGTTTACATGAAGGGGTTGACATAATTTACTGATTAGTCATTGCTACTGTTCCCTAAATTGAGAAGGCAAACAGATAATGTATTTTGATCAAGAGACttgaaatttttcaacaaatCCAAAACTTAATACTGAAAAGTTCTTAAAGGTTATTTTCCCCTCCCAACACACTTGCATAGTTCCCGTTAAAGTGAACTTCGAAGAAGAATCTCTTTTTAAATGGACAACCTCAAAGAAGGTTTCAAGTCTTCCTAACTGTTCGTCTTACCTCTGTTGCCATTTCTGCAAACTTTCGTGTGGGCTGCATTTTGGTTTGAATATTCCTTTAATTGAACAACATatagaaaatacaaataattcagACTTCTAAATTTGACATGTGCATGATTTAACTGCTTTACTCACTGTAAAAGGGGAAGTGGGAACTGCCTAAATTTCTCTAAAATCAATGTATTCAATATTTAAATGCCCTTCATGTTTCTTGGACTTCCCCTTTACTTAGGATGGCACCCAAAGTTTAAACTGGAGCCACATGATGTTGGACAAAATCTTAGACTGATTTTAGTGTTTTTTCCCTCCATATTTTTTAAACTAGCTGGCCCCAAGGAGCTAATCCAGTGATGCAAGCGATGTTATTACATCTAACACTCAGCActaaaaaatggaattttaatATAACATCTGTTATGTCATTGAAAGCATGTCCAAGTTATTTTCAGAGTACTTAAAGTTGTATAAAGaaatctaattttattttattgaatttcaggaaaatgaaaaagaGTTGGAAGAAGCTGAAGAATATAAAGATGCACGTTCAGTACTGGAGTCAGTGAAGTTGGAAGCCTAGATGTTCTTCAGTACTCTTTATGCATTAGCCTGGGTCCATTCCACACTTTTAGTTTGATCACTGTTGTATTATTTAAAGTAGTGTAAGAATGACGACTCGCTGAGATTCCCTTTATGCAATTGCAAATGACTGGCCTTTCTCTAACTTGGAGACATCAAATAAATTACTGTCTGatacatttttggtttttatatTTTGCCTATGGCTAGAAAACTTAATTGACTCAAAGTATTAAATTGCAAAAAAAACCACCTGTCTTTGAGATAAAGCTAGGAATTTACTAGTTGGTGAGGATGTTTTCTGTAACAACTTAGCATCTTTATTATTATCCTAAAATGTGTGAGGAATGTGATGACTCAGCAGATATTTCCAAAACTACTTAAGTTGGAAAGCATTTGCCTTAACAAATTTCTGTTCTAATAGGAAACAGTTTAAAGCGATTAAGCCTGCATACTCTAACAGGACACTTGTAATCTAGTATGTTGTATATTTTTACAAACTTGTGTTATGTATATGTAACTTCTCAAATATATAATGCTCTTTAGTTCTTATTGTAAAGTACAGTACTAACTAGAAATGGGCCTAAGACATTAAATAAAGATCTGATTCCAAACAACCTTTAAGATAGAGTGCATTCATATGTGAGTTCTAGATCAGGCATAACCAGAATGAAATAGCCTTTGCGAGGAGCAATATGGTAGATGTCCAGTATTTTCCCCACTACTTGCCCCTGCAAAAAATTGTCAGCTGGAACCTACTCACAGAAGTTTAGAAAGGAACCTTTTTCTTCAGGGTGCAGCTATGCCCCTTTGCTAGCTCTTGACAAAATAAGTGATTTATTGGATACAGGCCAGGACCTGGGTACTGTGAGGGAACTAATGGAGTCGTGTTTCGTCTGGATGCAAGAGTATTTAAATTTGTACAAATCCTGTGGTTCTTTTGGGACAACTCATCTGAAAAATAAGGTGTGGTTCTTCTGGCAAGCAAAGTTTTGCATATTAATTTACTGAGTATGAGACCTTTTGGCATGTACTTTAAGAGCAACAAAGTACTATTTGTCCTtctggtgctatataaatattcCAATAAGCTTTTATTTAAAGAGCCTGGCTTTGAATAGGACCTCATCCTGGCAAGTACAAAATGGTAGGCATCGGCTGTCACGAAAGTATATAGTTAACTGATTTGTGGGTGTAGTCAGATAATTAACTGTTTAAATGACATGAATTGCACCTGCAATTAATTGCAGACAAATGCATTTTCCAAACTATAGTTGCTATATATAGTCTGCTtctctgaattggggcctaatttTTGTACATTTCTTAGTTTGTAGAACAGAAATTACCCATTTCAACCAAATAATGCAGTTACAGATAGTTAATTTGTTATACCATTTGCACTCTGTGCAGTAGTTAACTATGATAGCTCTTCTAAACTTTCAAAAAGTCTATTTAGTATGCCAGTCTGTCTCTGGCATATTTTTTCTTGCTTTATTAGTAAGCACATTTTCATGAAAATGGGACTCTTGTTTTAGAATTTAATCTACCCCTGCTGCTACTTCCTCCTATGTCAGCAGTTTACCTGTCATACCATTTTGTTGTAGTGGTGGGGATTTGAGGTCAAGAAAGCATTATTTCTGACTGAAGAATGAGCAGCAAATAGCTGTAGCTATAGAAAAGTGACATACGGAAAATGAGGCCCAAACAGGATTATAGTTAAAATTTCCTCCCCCAAACTTCTGCCTGAGACATTGGTTCATCTAATTTAAATTATGTACTATTTTCAGAAGTTTATAATATGCTCCATAACATGCACCTTTCTATACAAAAGACAACCATGAAGAGGATATTCCTTGGCCAACATTCTGACAATTACCCTCCTCTCTGAATTCTTCTCTGATACATCAAGATTCTGATGATGATTGTTCAAAAAGCCTATATaactggtctctctctctctgctgtcctgtctgatttGTGAACAGTACTCATCCATACATATGTCCATTTCTCCCACCAGTGTCTCCATGTTGCCTTTTAGCATGAATGCTCTTCCTGAGCTGGTCAACAAAGCAACTATGCTCTCCTCTTTTCAATCTGTCCTGCAGATCCACTGCTACCACAATATCGTCAAGAAAATTCCTGACTGGTTGTCAACTGACTGAAGTGTTTATTTCGTGGAGAGAGGAACTAAAGGAAACTAAAACCAACATCGGACATTGGTGTAAGGAAGGCAAGAGAGCTAAACTGTAAAGGGAGGATAGACAAAATTTGTGACTAACTTAAAAATATAGCTAGTAAGACACATGCCTATCATTCCGATCACTTTACTTGCCTGTTTTATCTCACTATCCTACCCGCATCTCTTGTCTTTTTAGATTGCATGCTCTTCAGTTCAGGGACTCTTCCTGTTTGAAAAGTATGCGGTGGACACAACTGCAGTCTAAAAAACAGTAGCTTAAAAGTAGCATCTTCCATGGAAAACTGACTATCAAAAAATTATGGCTGAGTTGCGGACaagtcatggaaaatttcagaaaagaacataagaacagccatactgggt
It encodes:
- the TBCA gene encoding tubulin-specific chaperone A isoform X2, with the translated sequence MADPRLRQIKIKMGVVRRLAKEKVMYEKEAKQQEEKIERMKAEASDDYGIKKQIEILQESRMMIPDCQRRLEAAHADLSQLLENEKELEEAEEYKDARSVLESVKLEA